The genomic region GAGGGTCGTCACGGTCTTGGCGAGCAGCCCCGGATAGCGGTACATCACACCGGTGACGAGCACACCGAGCGTCATCCGCTGGGTCTTCGCCGCGACGTAACCAAGCGTCGTGTACGCCTCCAACATCGGCTCCTCGGCCGGAGCCAGCGCCTCCATCTGGAAGAAGTGGTCCATGACCGTGAACGACGCCACGCCTGCCTGCTCGGCGGTGGTGGCCGCCTCGGCGAGCGTCGGCGCGATGGCGGCCGGATCGGCCGGCGTCGAGAAGTTCCAGTAGTGCAGCCCGAGCTTCATGTAGGCACCTCCACGACCGAGCCTAGTAGTGGCCCTCGGATGCTCAACGCGTCGCGCGAAAAGATGGTCGTGTCCCCCGCCGGAGTCCATTACCTGTTCATGACAATTCGTGGATCGGGCGGGGATATCCGGCTGGCAGCTTCTGCTGGGTGATCCAAGAGCTGTCTCTCACCGAGTCGCGACCTGACGGGTACGACGTCGACACGCGCGTCCGGTTCCGTCACCGACGGCGCACCGAGGCCGACCCCGGCACCGGCCGGTCGCCCCGCGCGCAGTGGGCGGACGCCGCGAAGGGCGTCTGCATCATCCTCGTCGTCGGATGGCACGTCGTCGTCAAGGACTACCTGCGCATCGACTGGCATGTCGGCGCACCCGTGCCGGGACTGTGGGGCACGCTCGGCGAGCAGTTCCTGCCGCTGCGGATGCCGCTCTTCTTCACCATCTCCGGCGTCTTCGCGGCGAACGCCGTCAAGCGGCCCTGGCGGACCGTCGCCCGCAGCCGCATTGCCGGGTTCCTCTACCTGTACGCCGTGTGGCTGCTGATCCACAGCACGGTCCTCGCCCTGGTGCCGAACTTCCCAACCGACCGTGCCGCGTCCGCCCTCGGTCTGCTGGAACAGCTCACCGTCACGCCCTCCAACCTCTGGTACCTGTACGCACTGGCGCTCTACTTCACGCTCGCCAAGGCGGCCCGCCGACTGCCCCGGGTGCTTGTCGTCGTACCCGCGGCGGTGTTGTCCGCCATCGCGGCCGCCGGCCTGCTGGCCACGCCCGGCAACCGCGCGGGCCTCTACCAGAACCTGGTCTTCTTCCTCGCCGGCCTGTACCTGCGTCCGCACATCGAGCGGTGGGCTACGACGGCCAGCCGGCGACGACTCGTGCTGACGGCAGTGGCGTACGCCGTCGCGCTCGCCGCGATGGCGGCGGCCGGCGCCCAGCGGTGGTTCGGCGTGTGGCCTGTGGTGTCGGTCGTGGCGGTGGCGTTCGGCATCACCGCCGCCGCCCGCCTGACGCGGTCACCCACCTTCAGCGACCGACTGACCACGCTCGGGCGTACCACCCTGCCTGTCTACGTCATCCACATGCCGGTCCTGGCCCTGCTGGACCGGCTGCTGCTCGACCCGGTCTCCGGGTTGGACCCGGTCGCCCAGAGCCTGGTCGTGCTCGGCTACCCGGTCCTGCTGACCGCGCTCGTCATCGGCCTGAGCCTGGCCATCCATCGCGGGCTGCTGGCGGTGCACGCCCGCTGGCTGTTCGCGCTCCCCGCGCCCCGGCGCGAAGCGACCCCGGCAGCTTCCCACCCGGTGGGCGCCCCATGAGCGCGCTGGCCGAGGCGGTGGTCGACCTCGGGGCGATCGCCGACAACGTGCGCACCGTCGCCGCGGTCACCGACACCGCGCTGATGGCTGTGGTGAAGGCGGACGGGTTCGGCCACGGGGCGGTGCCTGTCGCCCGGGCGGCGCTGCGCGCCGGCGCCACCTGGCTGGGGGTGACCTCGGCGGCCGAGGCGCTGGCCCTGCGCGGCGCGGGCATCACCGCGCCCACGTTGAGCTGGCTGCACCGCCCGAACGACGATTTCGACACGTTGATCAGCGCGGGCGTCGACGTCGGTGTCTCGACGACCACGCACCTGCACGCCGTGGCCGACGCGGCCCTGCGCCTCGGCGTGCCCGCGACGGTGCAGCTCAAGGCCGACACCGGCCTGACCCGCAACGGCGCCGGCCGCGACGACTGGCCCGACCTCGTCACCTGGGCCCGAAAGTACGAGGTGGAGGGCGGGGTACGCGTGCGCGGCGTGTGGTCGCACCTGGCCGACGCGGACGTGCCCGGCACCCCGGGGCTGGCCCGTCAGGTGCGGACGTTCTCCGAGGCGCTGCGCCTCGCCCGGGGCGCCGGCCTCGACCCCGACCTCGTGCACCTGGCCAACTCGGCGGCGGCGCTGTCGGCGCCCCGGACCCGCTTCGACCTCTGCCGGATCGGGCTGGCCCTCTACGGCGTCGACCCGTTCGGCGCGCTCGGTCGTGGCGCGTTCGGGCTGCGCGCTGCCCTGACGCTGCGGACGACAGTGGTGAACGTGAAGCGGGTGGCCGCCGGCACGGGCGTCTCCTACGGGCCGGAGTACGTGACCGCCGCGCCGACGACGCTGGCGCTGCTGCCGCTCGGTTACGCCGACGGGCTGCCCCGGGCCACCGAGGGTCGCGCGCAGGTGTGGCTCGGCGGCCGGCGCTGCCCGGTCGTCGGGCGCATAGCCATGGACCAGTGCGTGGTCGATGCGGGTGACCTGCCGGTGGCCATCGGCGATCCGGTCGTCGTGCTCGGCCCCGCCCGCGACGACACCACAGCGACCGTCGGCCCGCCGACAGTCGCCGAGTGGGCGAGCTGGGCCGGCACCAACCCGCACGAGATCTTGACCGGCATCGGGGCCCGAGTGGGCCGCGACCATCTCCAGGAAAGGGCGGACGTCGCATGACAACGCGACTGGCAGTGCTGTACGGCGGACAGAGCGGGGAGCACGAGGTGTCGCGGCGTTCGGGGGAGAGCATCCTGGCCGGGCTGGACCGCGAGCGGTACCAGGTCACCGAGGTGCTCATCGACACCGACGGCGGGTGGCACGTCGGCGGCCGGCCCACTCCCCTGCCCCAGGCGTTACGGGTGCTGCGCGCCCAGGACGTGGTGTTCCCGGCCCTGCACGGTCCGTACGGCGAGGACGGCACCGTCGCGTCGCTGCTGGAGTGGCTCGGTGTGCCGTACGTCGGCAACGGCGTCTTCGCCAGCGCGGCGGGCATGGACAAGGGCGTCACCAAGCGGCTCCTCGCCGCGGACGGCCTGCGGGTCAGCCCGGGTGTGACCCTGCGCCCCGGGGAGGACCTGTCGCCGGCCGAGCAGCAGCGACTGGACCTGCCGGTCTTCGTCAAGCCGGCACGGGCCGGCTCCAGCCTGGGCGTCGTCCGGGTGACGGACTGGGCGGCCCTGCCGGCCGCGCTCGAACAGGCCCGGGAGGTCGATCCGAAGGTGCTCGTCGAGCAGGGGGCGCGCGGTCGGGAGATCGACGTCGCCGTCCTGCAACACCCCGACGGCCGGGTGCAGGCCGGGCCGCCCCTGGAGATCCGGGTGAGCGGCGCCGGCTTCTTCGACTACGACGCGAAGTACGACGGAGGGGCCGTCTTCCAGATCCCCGCCCCGCTCGACCCGGCCACCACCGAGGTGCTCCAGGACCGGGCGATCCGCGCCTTCCACGCCCTCGACT from Micromonospora lupini harbors:
- a CDS encoding acyltransferase family protein — translated: MIQELSLTESRPDGYDVDTRVRFRHRRRTEADPGTGRSPRAQWADAAKGVCIILVVGWHVVVKDYLRIDWHVGAPVPGLWGTLGEQFLPLRMPLFFTISGVFAANAVKRPWRTVARSRIAGFLYLYAVWLLIHSTVLALVPNFPTDRAASALGLLEQLTVTPSNLWYLYALALYFTLAKAARRLPRVLVVVPAAVLSAIAAAGLLATPGNRAGLYQNLVFFLAGLYLRPHIERWATTASRRRLVLTAVAYAVALAAMAAAGAQRWFGVWPVVSVVAVAFGITAAARLTRSPTFSDRLTTLGRTTLPVYVIHMPVLALLDRLLLDPVSGLDPVAQSLVVLGYPVLLTALVIGLSLAIHRGLLAVHARWLFALPAPRREATPAASHPVGAP
- the alr gene encoding alanine racemase, whose translation is MSALAEAVVDLGAIADNVRTVAAVTDTALMAVVKADGFGHGAVPVARAALRAGATWLGVTSAAEALALRGAGITAPTLSWLHRPNDDFDTLISAGVDVGVSTTTHLHAVADAALRLGVPATVQLKADTGLTRNGAGRDDWPDLVTWARKYEVEGGVRVRGVWSHLADADVPGTPGLARQVRTFSEALRLARGAGLDPDLVHLANSAAALSAPRTRFDLCRIGLALYGVDPFGALGRGAFGLRAALTLRTTVVNVKRVAAGTGVSYGPEYVTAAPTTLALLPLGYADGLPRATEGRAQVWLGGRRCPVVGRIAMDQCVVDAGDLPVAIGDPVVVLGPARDDTTATVGPPTVAEWASWAGTNPHEILTGIGARVGRDHLQERADVA
- a CDS encoding D-alanine--D-alanine ligase family protein; this encodes MTTRLAVLYGGQSGEHEVSRRSGESILAGLDRERYQVTEVLIDTDGGWHVGGRPTPLPQALRVLRAQDVVFPALHGPYGEDGTVASLLEWLGVPYVGNGVFASAAGMDKGVTKRLLAADGLRVSPGVTLRPGEDLSPAEQQRLDLPVFVKPARAGSSLGVVRVTDWAALPAALEQAREVDPKVLVEQGARGREIDVAVLQHPDGRVQAGPPLEIRVSGAGFFDYDAKYDGGAVFQIPAPLDPATTEVLQDRAIRAFHALDCRGLLRVDFFLSGEGAEPIVNEVNTFPGFTAASQFPQIWARAGLGFPALLDILVSGALVDSGPVTPAGLPRPARAVDLV